A genome region from Gymnogyps californianus isolate 813 chromosome 4, ASM1813914v2, whole genome shotgun sequence includes the following:
- the HNRNPDL gene encoding heterogeneous nuclear ribonucleoprotein D-like isoform X2, translating to MEDATEMSGGPEEFAEGSKINASKNQQDDGKMFIGGLSWDTSKKDLTEYLSRFGEVVDCTIKTDPVTGRSRGFGFVLFKDAASVEKVLELKEHKLDGKLIDPKRAKALKGKEPPKKVFVGGLSPDTSEEQIKEYFGAFGEIENIELPMDTKTNERRGFCFITYTDEEPVKKLLESRYHQIGSGKCEIKVAQPKEVYRQQQQQQKGGKSNAAGGRGGGRGRGRGQGQNWNQGFNNYYDQGYGNYNSAYSDQSYSGYGGYDYSGYNYPNYGYGPGYTDYSQQSTYGKASRGGGNHQNNYQPY from the exons ATGGAGGACGCGACCGAGATGAGCGGCGGCCCGGAGGAGTTCGCTGAGGGCTCCAAGATCAACGCGAGCAAGAACCAGCAGGACGACGG gaaaatgtttatTGGAGGCCTCAGCTGGGACACCAGCAAGAAAGACTTGACAGAGTATCTCTCTCGGTTTGGCGAGGTTGTGGATTGTACGATTAAAACAGACCCGGTCACTGGGAGGTCGagggggtttgggtttgtgctCTTCAAGGACGCTGCCAGTGTGGAGAAG GTGTTGGAACTGAAGGAACACAAACTGGATGGGAAATTAATAGATCCTAAAAGGGCAAAAGCCCTAAAAGGGAAGGAGCcaccaaaaaaagtgtttgttggTGGGCTGAGTCCAGATACATCTGAAGAACAGATTAAGGAGTACTTTGGCGCTTTTGGCGAG ATTGAAAACATTGAGCTTCCCATGGACACAAAGACAAATGAAAGGAGGGGCTTCTGTTTTATAACATACACAGATGAAGAGCCGGTAAAGAAGTTACTAGAAAGCAGATACCATCAAATTGGTTCAGGCAAG TGTGAGATCAAAGTAGCACAGCCCAAAGAGGTatacaggcagcagcagcagcagcagaaaggaggaaaaagcaatgcGGCTGGTGGACGAGGAGGTGGAAGGGGGCGTGGACGGG GTCAGGGACAAAACTGGAATCAAGGATTTAATAACTACTATGATCAAGGATATGGAAACTACAATAGTGCTTATAGTGATCAAAGCTACAGTGGCTATGGAGGGTATGACTACTCTGGGTACAATTATCCCAATTACGGATATGGGCCAGGATACACAGATTACA GTCAACAAAGCACATACGGAAAAGCATCCCGTGGTGGCGGCAATCACCAAAACAACTACCAGCCGTACTAA
- the HNRNPD gene encoding heterogeneous nuclear ribonucleoprotein D0, which yields MSEQQFAMDSAAAGAGGSSMEPTEQPEGLAGAGAGGADGGGGGGGIESEGAKIDASKNEEDEGKMFIGGLSWDTTKKDLKDYFSKFGEVVDCTLKLDPITGRSRGFGFVLFKESESVDKVMDQKEHKLNGKVIDPKRAKAMKTKEPIKKIFVGGLSPDTPEEKIREYFGGFGEVESIELPMDNKTNKRRGFCFITFKEEEPVKKIMEKKYHNVGLSKCEIKVAMSKEQYQQQQQWGSRGGFVGRARGRGGGPSQNWNQGYSNYWNQGYGNYGYNSQGYGGYGGYDYTGYNNYYGYGDYSNQQSGYGKVSRRGGHQNSYKPY from the exons ATGTCGGAGCAGCAGTTCGCCATGGactcggcggcggcgggcgccggAGGCAGCTCGATGGAGCCGACAGAGCAGCCTGAGGGGCTGGcgggggctggggcggggggcgccgacgggggaggcggcggcggcgggatCGAGTCGGAGGGAGCCAAGATCGACGCCAGCAAGAACGAGGAGGACGAGGG gaaaatgtttatCGGCGGCCTTAGCTGGGACACTACAAAGAAAGATCTGAAGGACTATTTCTCTAAATTTGGTGAAGTCGTAGACTGCACCCTGAAGTTAGATCCCATCACTGGGCGATCGAGAGGCTTCGGCTTTGTACTCTTCAAAGAATCGGAGAGTGTAGATAAG GTCATGGACCAGAAAGAACACAAGCTGAATGGAAAGGTCATTGATCCAAAAAGAGCTAAagctatgaaaacaaaagaacccattaaaaagatttttgttggGGGCTTATCTCCAGACACGCCTGAGGAGAAAATAAGGGAATATTTTGGAGGTTTTGGTGAG GTTGAATCGATAGAGCTCCCCATGGACAACAAAACTAACAAGAGGCGTGGATTTTGCTTCATTACTTTCAAGGAGGAGGAaccagtgaagaaaataatggaaaagaaataccaCAATGTTGGGCTTAGTAAA TGTGAAATAAAAGTAGCCATGTCAAAGGAACagtaccagcagcagcagcagtgggggaGTCGAGGAGGATTTGTCGGAAGAGCTCGAGGAAGAGGTGGAG GCCCCAGTCAAAACTGGAACCAGGGATACAGCAACTACTGGAATCAGGGGTACGGGAACTATGGCTACAACAGCCAAGGGTATGGAGGTTATGGAGGATATGACTACACTGGTTACAACAACTACTATGGATACGGTGACTATAGCA ATCAGCAGAGTGGTTATGGGAAAGTATCTCGGCGAGGTGGTCATCAAAATAGCTACAAACCATACTAA
- the HNRNPDL gene encoding heterogeneous nuclear ribonucleoprotein D-like isoform X1, producing MEDATEMSGGPEEFAEGSKINASKNQQDDGKMFIGGLSWDTSKKDLTEYLSRFGEVVDCTIKTDPVTGRSRGFGFVLFKDAASVEKVLELKEHKLDGKLIDPKRAKALKGKEPPKKVFVGGLSPDTSEEQIKEYFGAFGEIENIELPMDTKTNERRGFCFITYTDEEPVKKLLESRYHQIGSGKCEIKVAQPKEVYRQQQQQQKGGKSNAAGGRGGGRGRGRGQGQNWNQGFNNYYDQGYGNYNSAYSDQSYSGYGGYDYSGYNYPNYGYGPGYTDYSGQQSTYGKASRGGGNHQNNYQPY from the exons ATGGAGGACGCGACCGAGATGAGCGGCGGCCCGGAGGAGTTCGCTGAGGGCTCCAAGATCAACGCGAGCAAGAACCAGCAGGACGACGG gaaaatgtttatTGGAGGCCTCAGCTGGGACACCAGCAAGAAAGACTTGACAGAGTATCTCTCTCGGTTTGGCGAGGTTGTGGATTGTACGATTAAAACAGACCCGGTCACTGGGAGGTCGagggggtttgggtttgtgctCTTCAAGGACGCTGCCAGTGTGGAGAAG GTGTTGGAACTGAAGGAACACAAACTGGATGGGAAATTAATAGATCCTAAAAGGGCAAAAGCCCTAAAAGGGAAGGAGCcaccaaaaaaagtgtttgttggTGGGCTGAGTCCAGATACATCTGAAGAACAGATTAAGGAGTACTTTGGCGCTTTTGGCGAG ATTGAAAACATTGAGCTTCCCATGGACACAAAGACAAATGAAAGGAGGGGCTTCTGTTTTATAACATACACAGATGAAGAGCCGGTAAAGAAGTTACTAGAAAGCAGATACCATCAAATTGGTTCAGGCAAG TGTGAGATCAAAGTAGCACAGCCCAAAGAGGTatacaggcagcagcagcagcagcagaaaggaggaaaaagcaatgcGGCTGGTGGACGAGGAGGTGGAAGGGGGCGTGGACGGG GTCAGGGACAAAACTGGAATCAAGGATTTAATAACTACTATGATCAAGGATATGGAAACTACAATAGTGCTTATAGTGATCAAAGCTACAGTGGCTATGGAGGGTATGACTACTCTGGGTACAATTATCCCAATTACGGATATGGGCCAGGATACACAGATTACAGTG GTCAACAAAGCACATACGGAAAAGCATCCCGTGGTGGCGGCAATCACCAAAACAACTACCAGCCGTACTAA